One region of Oxalobacteraceae bacterium OTU3CAMAD1 genomic DNA includes:
- the glmM gene encoding phosphoglucosamine mutase produces the protein MARKYFGTDGIRGLVGESPITPDFVMRLGYAAGKVLAGVPRTGGKRPTVLIGKDTRISGYMLEAALEAGFSAAGVDVMLAGPMPTPAIAYLTRALRLSAGVVISASHNPFQDNGIKFFSDQGTKLPDSVELDIEAALDLPMVCVPSEKLGRAKRLDDAQGRYIEFCKSTFPNELDLRGMKLVVDCAHGAAYNIAPHVFHELGAEVIAIGNKPDGFNINLGHGATAPEAMAAAVRAHGADLGIALDGDADRLIMCDANGRLYNGDELLYLMVMDRMATGPVAGAVGTLMTNMAVEVALKEKGVGFARAKVGDRYVLEVMQDKGWLLGGEGSGHLLCLDKHTTGDGIISALQVLSALKRAGKSLEECTAELVLFPQTLVNVRVAPGFDWTKNAAMVAEKEKVERELEGSGRVLIRASGTEPLIRVMVEARNAKDADSMAQRIADKVEAQLAA, from the coding sequence ATGGCACGTAAATATTTTGGCACCGATGGTATCCGCGGTCTGGTCGGCGAATCGCCAATCACGCCTGACTTCGTTATGCGACTCGGCTACGCAGCCGGCAAGGTGTTGGCGGGCGTTCCGCGCACCGGCGGCAAGCGACCGACGGTCCTGATCGGCAAGGACACGCGCATCTCCGGCTACATGCTTGAAGCTGCGCTCGAGGCCGGCTTTTCGGCGGCCGGCGTCGACGTCATGCTGGCCGGCCCGATGCCGACCCCGGCGATCGCCTACCTGACGCGCGCGCTGCGCCTGTCGGCCGGCGTGGTCATCTCGGCGTCGCACAACCCGTTCCAGGACAACGGCATCAAATTCTTCTCCGACCAGGGCACCAAGTTACCCGATTCGGTCGAACTCGATATCGAAGCGGCGCTGGACCTGCCGATGGTGTGCGTGCCGTCGGAAAAACTGGGTCGTGCCAAGCGCCTGGACGACGCCCAGGGCCGCTATATCGAATTCTGCAAGAGCACCTTCCCGAACGAGCTGGACCTGCGCGGCATGAAGCTGGTGGTCGACTGCGCGCACGGCGCCGCCTATAACATCGCCCCGCACGTATTCCACGAGCTTGGCGCGGAAGTCATTGCCATCGGCAACAAGCCGGACGGCTTCAACATCAACCTCGGCCATGGCGCCACCGCGCCGGAAGCGATGGCGGCTGCGGTGCGCGCGCATGGCGCCGATCTCGGCATCGCCCTGGACGGCGACGCCGACCGCCTGATCATGTGCGACGCCAATGGCCGCCTCTACAACGGTGACGAGCTGCTGTACCTGATGGTCATGGACCGCATGGCCACCGGCCCGGTGGCGGGCGCCGTCGGCACCCTGATGACCAATATGGCGGTCGAGGTCGCGTTGAAAGAGAAGGGCGTCGGTTTCGCCCGTGCCAAGGTCGGCGACCGCTACGTGCTGGAAGTGATGCAGGACAAGGGCTGGCTGCTGGGCGGCGAAGGCTCGGGCCACCTGCTGTGCCTGGACAAACACACCACCGGCGACGGCATCATCTCGGCGTTGCAAGTGCTGTCGGCACTCAAACGCGCCGGCAAATCGCTGGAGGAGTGCACTGCGGAGCTGGTGCTGTTCCCGCAGACCCTGGTTAACGTGCGCGTCGCGCCCGGTTTCGACTGGACCAAGAACGCCGCCATGGTGGCCGAAAAGGAAAAGGTCGAGCGCGAACTGGAAGGCAGCGGCCGCGTGCTGATCCGCGCCTCGGGTACGGAACCTTTGATCCGCGTGATGGTCGAAGCACGTAACGCCAAGGACGCCGATTCGATGGCCCAGCGCATCGCCGACAAAGTGGAAGCCCAACTGGCGGCTTAG
- the folP gene encoding dihydropteroate synthase produces the protein MRSTLQFGRFNYPLQGESARARVMGILNVTPDSFSDGGHYQSLEFAISHAEQMILDGVDIIDVGGESSRPGAPPLPLEDELRRVMPVLYALRDQGPAISVDTYKPQVMREAIIAGVDMINDINGFRAPGALEAVRDSDCALCIMHMQSDPQHMQLAPSYTDVVAEVIAFLRERIDAMIASGIDPRRLCIDPGFGFGKTVEHNYALLRATRRLIEELDMPLLAGLSRKSMVGAVTGKPVEQRMAGSVGGALAAVAHGAVIVRVHDVAETVDALKVWQAAH, from the coding sequence ATGCGATCCACACTACAGTTCGGCCGATTCAATTACCCCCTGCAAGGTGAGTCCGCGCGCGCCCGCGTAATGGGCATCCTCAACGTCACCCCCGATTCGTTTTCCGACGGCGGCCATTACCAGTCGCTGGAATTCGCCATTTCGCACGCCGAGCAAATGATCCTCGACGGCGTGGACATCATCGACGTCGGCGGCGAATCGAGCCGCCCCGGCGCGCCGCCGCTGCCGCTGGAAGACGAGTTGCGCCGCGTGATGCCGGTGCTGTACGCGCTGCGCGACCAGGGGCCGGCGATCTCGGTGGACACCTACAAGCCGCAGGTGATGCGCGAAGCCATCATCGCCGGCGTCGACATGATCAACGACATCAACGGCTTCCGCGCGCCGGGCGCGCTGGAGGCGGTGCGCGACAGCGACTGCGCGCTGTGTATCATGCACATGCAATCCGATCCGCAACACATGCAGCTGGCGCCGTCGTACACCGACGTGGTGGCCGAGGTGATTGCTTTCTTGCGGGAACGGATCGATGCCATGATCGCATCGGGAATTGATCCCCGTCGATTGTGTATCGATCCCGGCTTTGGCTTTGGGAAGACGGTGGAGCATAATTACGCCTTACTCAGAGCCACAAGGCGGTTGATTGAGGAACTGGATATGCCGTTGCTGGCCGGCTTGTCGCGTAAATCGATGGTCGGCGCGGTGACGGGCAAACCGGTCGAGCAGCGCATGGCCGGCAGCGTCGGCGGCGCGCTGGCGGCGGTGGCGCACGGGGCGGTGATCGTCCGCGTGCACGACGTCGCCGAAACGGTCGACGCCCTCAAGGTATGGCAGGCGGCACATTAA
- the ftsH gene encoding ATP-dependent zinc metalloprotease FtsH yields MNNMFSKSAIWVVVVLLLLMLYKQFDSHGVAGGAKPIAYSDLLDDVKAKRIKDVVIEGGNITATRSDDTKVRTTATILDRGLVGDLRDNGVRFDVKPPEEPSFLQQVFVSWFPMLLLIGVWIFFMRQMQGGGKGGAFSFGKSKARMMDESNNTVTFADVAGCDEAKEEVNEIVDFLKDPSKFQKLGGRIPRGVLMVGPPGTGKTLLARAIAGEAKVPFFSISGSDFVEMFVGVGASRVRDMFENAKKHSPCIIFIDEIDAVGRHRGAGMGGGNDEREQTLNQLLVEMDGFEASSGVIVVAATNRADVLDKALLRPGRFDRQVSVGLPDIRGREQILNVHMRKVPIGTDVKADILARGTPGFSGADLANLVNEAALFAARRSKRLVDMIDFEDAKDKIFMGPERKSMIIREEERRNTAYHESGHAVVAKLLPKADPVHKVTIMPRGWALGLTWQLPEHDNISGYKDKMLEEISILFGGRIAEEIFVGQMSTGASNDFSRATKVARSMVTRFGMSDAMGVMVYEDSQNDGFFGGASKTISEATQQMVDAEIRNILDQQYKLARSLLEANRDKVEVMTKALLEWETIDADQINDIMAGLEPRPPKPGVTIRKQPPSDGGTGVTPSVTAPA; encoded by the coding sequence GTGAATAACATGTTTTCCAAATCAGCCATCTGGGTAGTCGTCGTACTGCTCCTGCTTATGCTTTACAAGCAGTTCGATAGCCATGGCGTTGCAGGCGGCGCCAAACCCATCGCTTACTCCGATTTGCTGGATGACGTGAAAGCCAAGCGCATCAAGGATGTCGTGATCGAGGGTGGCAACATCACCGCGACCCGCAGCGATGACACCAAGGTGCGCACCACCGCCACGATCCTCGATCGCGGCCTGGTGGGCGACCTGCGCGACAACGGCGTCCGTTTCGACGTGAAACCGCCTGAGGAGCCATCGTTCCTGCAGCAAGTGTTCGTGTCGTGGTTCCCGATGCTGTTGCTGATCGGCGTGTGGATTTTCTTCATGCGTCAGATGCAGGGCGGCGGCAAGGGCGGCGCGTTCTCCTTCGGCAAGTCGAAGGCGCGCATGATGGACGAATCGAACAACACCGTCACCTTCGCCGACGTCGCCGGTTGCGACGAAGCCAAGGAAGAGGTCAACGAGATCGTCGACTTCCTGAAGGATCCGAGCAAGTTCCAGAAACTGGGCGGCCGCATTCCGCGCGGCGTGCTGATGGTCGGTCCGCCGGGCACGGGTAAAACCCTGCTGGCGCGCGCCATCGCCGGCGAAGCCAAGGTACCGTTCTTCTCGATCTCCGGTTCGGACTTCGTTGAAATGTTCGTCGGTGTCGGCGCCAGCCGCGTCCGTGACATGTTCGAGAACGCCAAAAAGCATTCGCCTTGCATCATCTTCATCGACGAGATCGACGCTGTCGGCCGTCACCGCGGCGCCGGCATGGGCGGCGGTAACGACGAACGCGAACAGACCTTGAACCAGTTGCTGGTGGAGATGGACGGTTTCGAAGCGTCGTCCGGCGTGATCGTGGTCGCCGCGACCAACCGCGCCGACGTGCTGGATAAAGCGCTGCTGCGTCCGGGCCGTTTCGACCGTCAAGTTTCGGTCGGCCTGCCGGACATCCGTGGCCGCGAGCAGATCCTGAACGTGCACATGCGCAAAGTGCCGATCGGCACCGACGTCAAGGCCGACATCCTGGCCCGTGGCACCCCTGGCTTCTCGGGCGCCGACCTGGCCAACCTGGTCAACGAGGCGGCACTGTTCGCCGCGCGCCGCAGCAAGCGCCTGGTCGACATGATCGACTTCGAAGATGCCAAGGACAAGATCTTCATGGGTCCGGAACGCAAGTCGATGATCATCCGCGAGGAAGAGCGCCGCAACACCGCGTACCACGAGTCGGGCCACGCGGTCGTCGCCAAGCTGTTGCCCAAGGCCGATCCGGTCCACAAAGTGACGATCATGCCGCGCGGCTGGGCACTGGGTCTGACCTGGCAGCTGCCTGAGCACGATAATATTTCGGGCTACAAGGACAAGATGCTGGAAGAGATTTCGATCCTGTTCGGCGGCCGTATCGCCGAGGAAATCTTCGTCGGCCAGATGTCGACCGGCGCCTCGAACGACTTCTCGCGCGCCACCAAGGTGGCCCGCTCGATGGTCACCCGCTTCGGCATGTCCGACGCGATGGGCGTGATGGTCTACGAGGACAGCCAGAACGACGGCTTCTTCGGCGGCGCGTCGAAGACGATTTCGGAAGCGACCCAGCAAATGGTCGACGCCGAGATCCGCAACATCCTGGACCAGCAGTACAAGCTGGCCCGCTCGCTGCTCGAAGCGAACCGCGACAAGGTCGAGGTCATGACCAAGGCGCTGCTGGAATGGGAAACCATCGACGCGGACCAGATCAACGACATCATGGCCGGTCTGGAGCCACGTCCACCGAAACCTGGTGTGACGATTCGCAAACAGCCGCCTAGCGACGGCGGCACCGGCGTGACGCCTAGCGTGACGGCACCGGCCTAA
- a CDS encoding RlmE family RNA methyltransferase, translating to MKKKKLNKNWLHDHINDPYVKLAQKEGYRARAAFKLKEIDEDEHLIKPDQVIVDLGCTPGSWGQYVRRKLAGKDGGGINGTLIGLDMLPMEPIADFHFIQGDFREPEVLQQLEDLVKGRKVDVVLSDMAPNLSGIASADAARMEHLIDLAIEFSQAHLKPSGSLLVKCFKDMGFNDIVLKFRQEFKTVVQKKPKASRDKSSEIFLLGRGLKNPTDGMASAQPLESDQFRP from the coding sequence ATGAAGAAGAAGAAATTAAACAAAAACTGGTTGCACGACCACATTAACGACCCTTACGTGAAATTAGCGCAAAAAGAGGGCTACCGCGCCCGCGCCGCTTTCAAGCTCAAGGAGATCGACGAGGACGAGCACCTGATCAAGCCCGACCAGGTCATCGTCGACCTCGGCTGCACTCCCGGCAGCTGGGGCCAATACGTGCGCCGCAAGCTGGCCGGCAAGGATGGCGGCGGCATTAACGGCACGCTGATCGGCCTCGACATGCTGCCGATGGAGCCGATCGCCGACTTCCATTTCATCCAGGGCGATTTCCGCGAGCCGGAGGTGTTGCAGCAACTGGAAGATCTCGTGAAGGGCCGGAAAGTTGACGTTGTGTTATCAGATATGGCGCCCAACCTGTCCGGCATCGCCAGCGCGGACGCCGCGCGCATGGAGCATCTGATCGATCTGGCAATAGAATTCTCGCAGGCGCATTTGAAACCTAGCGGTTCCTTGCTGGTCAAATGTTTTAAAGACATGGGTTTTAACGATATAGTGTTGAAGTTTCGCCAAGAGTTTAAAACGGTGGTGCAGAAAAAACCGAAAGCCAGCCGCGACAAATCGTCCGAGATTTTCCTGCTCGGCCGTGGTTTGAAAAACCCCACCGACGGCATGGCATCGGCTCAGCCGTTAGAATCCGACCAATTCCGTCCTTGA
- a CDS encoding YhbY family RNA-binding protein, producing MQKLTPVERSALRAEAHALKPIVLIGEAGLTANVLKEIALGLDSHGLIKVRVFGDDREARAAMYDTICEQLDAAPVQHLGKLLVLYRPKVETTKERSTSGKGLREVTIVKPSPSGTKRPSVTKVLLKGNERVTQGGNIKRAKPQQKSSKKSALGSK from the coding sequence ATGCAAAAACTTACACCCGTTGAGCGCAGCGCCCTGCGCGCCGAAGCTCACGCGCTGAAGCCCATCGTTCTGATCGGCGAAGCGGGATTGACCGCCAACGTCCTCAAGGAAATCGCCCTGGGCCTGGATTCGCACGGCCTGATCAAGGTTCGCGTGTTCGGCGACGACCGCGAAGCCCGCGCCGCCATGTACGACACCATCTGCGAGCAACTGGACGCCGCCCCGGTGCAACACCTCGGCAAGCTGCTGGTCCTGTACCGCCCGAAAGTGGAAACCACGAAGGAACGTTCGACGTCCGGCAAGGGCTTGCGCGAAGTGACCATCGTCAAGCCTAGCCCGAGCGGCACCAAACGTCCGTCCGTGACCAAGGTGCTGTTGAAAGGGAATGAACGCGTGACCCAGGGCGGCAACATCAAGCGCGCCAAGCCACAGCAGAAATCCTCGAAGAAGAGCGCTCTGGGTTCGAAATAA
- a CDS encoding DUF4149 domain-containing protein: MLLARIRLLVATLWAGSLWAIGYLAAPTLFATLTDRVLAGTIAASLFNNLAWLSIACAAIMLVLVWVSKGTETAGIFAGSARNSEVKSRRTLMAVILVMLGCTLVSHFGLQPMMGALRAAAGPGGVMESAAKNEFGILHGISSGLFLVQSLLAAWLVIKQ; this comes from the coding sequence ATGCTACTTGCGCGTATCCGTTTGCTGGTCGCGACCTTGTGGGCGGGCAGTTTGTGGGCGATCGGCTACCTGGCCGCCCCGACCTTGTTCGCCACCTTGACCGACCGCGTGCTGGCCGGCACGATTGCCGCCAGCCTCTTCAACAACCTCGCATGGCTGTCGATCGCCTGCGCCGCGATCATGCTGGTGCTGGTGTGGGTGAGCAAGGGCACGGAGACAGCCGGGATTTTCGCCGGGTCGGCCCGCAACTCCGAGGTCAAATCCCGCCGTACATTGATGGCGGTGATCCTGGTGATGCTGGGATGTACGTTGGTGTCGCACTTCGGCCTGCAGCCGATGATGGGCGCGCTGCGTGCCGCAGCGGGGCCGGGCGGTGTGATGGAGTCGGCTGCCAAGAACGAGTTCGGCATCCTGCACGGCATTTCCAGCGGGCTGTTTTTGGTGCAGAGCTTGCTGGCCGCGTGGCTGGTGATCAAACAGTAA
- the greA gene encoding transcription elongation factor GreA — MTSVPLTKYGAELLKEELHQLKTKERRIVIDAIAEARSHGDLSENAEYDAAKERQAFVEGRIAELEGKLSAAQIIDPTTLDAEGRVVFASTVDLEDLESGAKVTYQIVGLDEADLKLSKVSVTSPIARALIGKSAGDVVEVQAPSGPREYEILEVRYI; from the coding sequence ATGACTTCAGTTCCACTTACCAAGTACGGCGCCGAGCTCTTGAAAGAAGAGTTGCACCAGTTGAAGACCAAAGAACGCCGTATCGTGATCGACGCGATTGCTGAAGCGCGTTCCCATGGCGACCTGTCTGAAAACGCCGAGTACGATGCCGCGAAGGAACGCCAGGCGTTCGTCGAAGGCCGCATCGCGGAATTGGAAGGTAAGCTGAGCGCAGCGCAAATCATCGATCCGACCACCCTGGACGCCGAAGGCCGCGTCGTGTTCGCGTCGACCGTCGACCTCGAAGATTTGGAATCGGGCGCGAAAGTGACTTACCAGATCGTCGGTCTGGACGAGGCGGATTTGAAATTGAGCAAAGTGTCGGTGACCTCGCCGATCGCCCGCGCGCTGATCGGCAAATCCGCCGGCGACGTGGTGGAAGTGCAGGCGCCGTCGGGCCCGCGCGAATACGAAATTCTGGAAGTGCGTTACATCTGA